In a single window of the Biomphalaria glabrata chromosome 13, xgBioGlab47.1, whole genome shotgun sequence genome:
- the LOC106077745 gene encoding uncharacterized protein LOC106077745, with protein MQPRPPSSSTGTPSSNRPFSSSRARSALRKSVDLYEPPPSPQQVNDSSIARPTSSFSKYRPLPAIGSPSPTELEEKLQVKQPIPPEEVRSQADIHKPQLKRFPSLENRENHHTLKTKLASFPGENVSAHHSMSINSSNVSSPSQNMSSSSQNMSSSSYSNFNTAVEGIEKLDLSQLEKPPYSSRRRKSLSNSPSHGSHKISPHKKTQNTNGELYDADDDDSDSSNTKNSKSITPTKPSNGNKKPVIIPSPDHYEAKEILLAVKLPINGTRHQRFFHTNERLRSIVEFAEEVAGQDFGGYVLVSSAPRILYTDLHETIAESGLRDKSVLHLEELD; from the exons ATGCAGCCAAGGCCACCTAGCTCTAGTACAGGAACACCTTCAAGTAATCGTCCTTTTTCCTCTTCTAGAGCTAGATCTGCATTGAGAAAATCTGTAGATTTATATGAACCACCACCATCTCCACAGCAAG TAAATGACTCATCAATAGCTCGTCCAACTTCTTCATTTTCAAAATATAGACCTCTTCCAGCTATAGGAAGTCCATCGCCAACAGAAttggaagaaaaattacaaGTTAAACAGCCAATACCCCCAGAGGAAGTTAGATCCCAGGCAGATATACATAAACCACAATTGAAAAGATTTCCAAGTTTAGAAAACAGAGAAAATCATcatactttgaaaactaaattggCATCTTTTCCTGGTGAAAATGTTTCTGCACACCACAGTATGTCCATTAACTCAAGCAATGTGTCTAGTCCTTCACAAAACATGTCTAGTTCATCACAAAATATGTCTAGTTCGTCTTACAGTAATTTCAATACTGCTGTTGAAGGCATAGAAAAACTTGACTTGTCTCAACTTGAAAAACCTCCATACTCCAGCAGACGACGAAAGAGTTTATCAAACAGTCCTTCACATGGAAGCCATAAAATTTCACCCCATAAAAAAACCCAAAACACAAATGGTGAACTATATGATGCTGATGATGATGATTCTGACTCATCAAACACAAAAAATAGTAAATCTATTACACCTACCAAACCAAGCAATGGAAACAAAAAACCTGTAATCATTCCTTCACCAGACCACTATGAAGCCAAAGAAATACTCTTAGCTGTCAAATTACCAATTAATGGTACACGCCACCAGCGTTTCTTTCACACCAATGAGAGGCTGCGGTCCATTGTGGAGTTTGCAGAGGAAGTTGCTGGTCAAGACTTTGGTGGCTATGTTTTGGTTTCTAGTGCTCCAAGAATTTTATATACAGACTTACATGAAACAATAGCAGAATCTGGCCTGCGAGATAAATCTGTTCTGCATTTAGAAGAGCTTGATTGA